A window of Juglans regia cultivar Chandler chromosome 7, Walnut 2.0, whole genome shotgun sequence contains these coding sequences:
- the LOC109001979 gene encoding transcription initiation factor TFIID subunit 9 — protein sequence MAEGDEDLPRDAKIVKSLLKSMGVEDYEPRVVHQFLELWYRYVVDILTDAQVYSEHAGKPAIDCDDIKLAIQSKVNFSFSQPPPREVLLELARNRNKIPLPRSIAGPGIPLPPEQDTLISPNYQLAIPKKQSSPAVVETEEDEEGVDPKPSQEQRTEMPQHTPQRVSFPLTKRPK from the exons ATGGCTGAGGGAGATGAGGACCTGCCGAGGGATGCTAAGATTGTGAAGTCACTGCTCAAATCAATGGGTGTTGAGGACTATGAACCTCGCGTTGTACACCAATTTTTGGAACTGTGGTATCGATATGTAGTTGATATATTGACAGATGCACAGGTATACTCGGAGCATGCTGGTAAGCCTGCGATAGACTGTGATGATATCAAGCTTGCTATTCAGTCAAAAGTGAATTTTAGCTTTTCTCAACCACCACCACGAGAG GTCCTACTAGAACTGGCTCGGAACCGGAACAAAATACCATTGCCAAGGTCAATAGCTGGGCCTGGTATTCCTCTCCCACCGGAACAGGACACACTGATCAGCCCCAACTACCAACTTGCAATCCCGAAGAAGCAATCTTCCCCAGCAGTTGTAGAAACAGAGGAGGACGAGGAGGGTGTTGATCCCAAACCCTCACAAGAACAGAGGACAGAGATGCCACAGCATACTCCTCAAAGAGTGTCCTTTCCCCTCACAAAACGTCCCAAGTGA
- the LOC109001980 gene encoding probable GTP diphosphokinase RSH2, chloroplastic, which translates to MPVPTIALYASPPSSVCSAPHPCQINAHASYDFELSTRSSSSASSSPSTTHKPVIGGLSCLFSSPSVRSSSSFSGGGCGEELSSKWHDRGDELKELSNSYCYMPIKFAGSYLKKDLSPVSVFQGPVSCGSSVVGSARSPPTSFQSGLFNGFVRNALGSCVDYDSPHFEVRSDEFNLGLAEELTFNIEMEGNSEPYVKELLLGAQLRHKIFREDFVVKAFYEAEKAHRGQIRASGDPYLQHCVETAVLLALIGANSTVVAAGLLHDTLDDSFMSYDYICGMFGAGVADLVRGVSKLSHLSKLARDNNTASKTVEADRLHTMFLAMADARAVLIKLADRLHNMMTLDALPPAKQQRFAKETLEIFAPLANRLGIFTWKEQLENMCFKHLNPDQHKELSSKLVDSFDEAMITAAIEKLERALEVKAISYHDVCGRHKSLYSIYRKMLKKKLTMDEIHDIHGLRLIVDNEEDCYKALRVVHQLWSAVPGKLKDYISRPKFNGYQSLHTVVMGEGMVPLEVQIRTREMDLQAEFGFAAHWRYKEGDCKYSSFVLQMVEWARWIVTWQCEAMSKYRSSIAYADSTRPPCSFPIHSDDCPFSYKPHSGHDGPVFVIMIENDKMSVQEFPANSTIKDLLESAGRGSSRWTLYGFPLKEELRPRLNHQPVSDPTCNLKMGDVVELTPAIPNESLTEYREEIQRMYNGGLTVFSTELAASSTVGRRS; encoded by the exons ATGCCGGTTCCAACCATAGCTCTATACGCGAGCCCACCGAGCAGCGTGTGCTCCGCACCGCATCCATGCCAGATCAACGCGCACGCGTCTTATGATTTCGAGTTGAGCACTCGATCTTCCTCTTCGGCTTCATCCTCACCGTCAACTACGCACAAGCCCGTAATCGGCGGCCTGTCGTGCCTCTTTTCCTCGCCCTCTGTGCGGTCGTCTTCTAGCTTCTCGGGTGGTGGCTGCGGCGAGGAACTGAGTTCTAAGTGGCACGACAGAGGCGATGAATTGAAGGAACTGAGCAACTCGTACTGCTATATGCCAATTAAATTCGCTGGGTCGTATTTAAAGAAGGATTTGAGCCCAGTTTCGGTGTTTCAGGGTCCGGTTTCATGCGGTAGTAGTGTGGTTGGTTCGGCTAGAAGCCCCCCGACGAGTTTCCAAAGTGGTTTGTTTAATGGGTTTGTAAGGAATGCTCTGGGTTCGTGCGTAGATTACGACTCACCGCATTTCGAGGTCCGTAGCGATGAATTTAACCTGGGTCTTGCGGAAGAACTGACATTCAATATAGAGATGGAGGGGAACTCTGAGCCATACGTCAAGGAATTGCTGTTGGGTGCCCAATTGAGGCATAAGATATTTCGCGAGGATTTTGTCGTTAAGGCTTTTTATGAAGCCGAGAAAGCTCACAGGGGgcag ATCCGTGCCAGCGGTGATCCGTATTTGCAGCATTGCGTAGAGACGGCAGTGCTGCTCGCGCTGATAGGTGCTAATTCAACGGTGGTTGCTGCGGGGCTTTTGCATGACACACTTGATGATTCTTTTATGAGCTATGACTATATTTGTGGAATGTTTGGAGCTGGGGTTGCCGATTTGGTCCGAGGG GTGTCCAAGCTAAGTCACTTGAGTAAGCTTGCACGTGACAACAATACAGCAAGTAAAACAGTTGAGGCTGATCGCTTGCATACCATGTTCCTCGCGATGGCTGATGCCAGGGCTGTCCTCATTAAATTGGCAGATCGATTGCATAATATGATGACGCTTGATGCATTGCCTCCAGCCAAGCAACAGAGGTTCGCTAAGGAGACCTTGGAGATTTTTGCACCCTTGGCTAATCGTTTAGGAATCTTTACTTGGAAGGAGCAGCTagaaaatatgtgttttaaacaTCTTAACCCTGACCAGCACAAAGAACTGTCTTCTAAGCTGGTTGACTCGTTTGATGAGGCAATGATCACTGCTGCTATAGAGAAATTAGAACGAGCTCTGGAGGTTAAAGCCATTTCTTACCATGATGTTTGTGGGCGGCATAAGAGCCTGTATAGCATTTACAGAAAAATGCTGAa AAAGAAGCTAACCATGGATGAAATTCATGATATTCATGGGTTACGGTTGATTGTTGACAATGAAGAAGACTGCTATAAAGCATTGAGAGTTGTTCACCAGTTATGGTCTGCGGTACCTGGAAAGCTTAAGGACTACATAAGTCGTCCAAAGTTTAATGG GTACCAGTCTCTGCACACGGTGGTGATGGGTGAAGGGATGGTTCCACTCGAAGTTCAAATTCGGACAAGGGAGATGGATTTGCAGGCTGAATTTGGATTTGCAGCTCATTGGAGGTACAAAGAAGGTGACTGTAAATATTCTTCATTTGTGCTTCAGATGGTTGAGTGGGCTCGATGGATTGTCACCTGGCAGTGTGAGGCGATGAGTAAATATCGGTCATCCATTGCCTATGCCGATTCGACAAGGCCACCCTGCTCATTCCCTATACATTCTGATGATTGCCCGTTTTCATATAAGCCGCACAGTGGCCACGATGGGCCTGTGTTCGTGATCATGATTGAGAATGATAAG ATGTCGGTTCAGGAGTTTCCTGCAAACTCAACAATAAAGGATTTGTTGGAAAGTGCTGGACGAGGAAGCTCGAGATGGACCCTATATGGTTTCCCACTGAAGGAAGAATTGAGGCCAAGGCTGAACCATCAACCAGTGAGTGATCCCACATGCAACTTGAAGATGGGGGATGTGGTGGAGTTAACACCAGCCATACCCAACGAGTCTTTGACGGAGTACAGGGAGGAGATTCAGCGTATGTATAACGGCGGGCTGACTGTGTTCAGCACTGAGCTTGCTGCTAGCAGTACGGTTGGACGGAGAAGTTGA